The following coding sequences lie in one Asterias amurensis chromosome 18, ASM3211899v1 genomic window:
- the LOC139950504 gene encoding protein C3orf33-like, protein MTVSADIERLPVSRGNALQKFTDFMDDNIQLFRTSITVTAVVGVMLVARSVRVFQRFQKVTDIPDEFIQKNMKLFGHFVKVQQNPVHLIVEHKPILDFRLLSRWQRKQNDTCKGLPIHLAGVQLQNGSAEFLEEKLTKNPSLRFHMLYVDHFNNLQCIIELTRWKFPWRSGSLNEELLRQGLAKVTPLSGVQNQTVRTRLVQKFLVAEIQAQKRARGLWMEERSMARKEALKVASNRVKEGLGMGWSALIRMFSYPGRVGRWMKEVVRGVGKKKR, encoded by the exons ATGACAGTGTCAGCAGATATTGAGAGACTTCCCGTCAGCAGGGGGAACGCATTGCAGAAATTTACTGACTTCATGGACGATAACATTCAGTTGTTCAGG aCCAGTATCACAGTCACTGCAGTTGTTGGCGTCATGTTAGTTGCACGCAGTGTTCGAGTG tttCAAAGATTCCAAAAAGTGACGGACATACCAGATGAATTCATTCAGAAAAATATGAAACTTTTTGGTCACTTTGTAAAAGTTCAACAAAATCCGGTCCACTTAATTGTTGAACACAAACCAATCTTGGACTTCAGGCTGCTCTCAAGATggcaaagaaaacagaatg ATACGTGCAAAGGTCTTCCAATACATCTAGCTGGAGTTCAACTTCAAAATGGAAGTGCAGAGTTTCTTGAAGAAAAGCTAACGAAGAATCCTTCATTACGTTTCCACATGCTGTACGTAGATCACTTCAACAATCTGCAATGCATTATTGAACTCACAAGATGGAAG TTTCCTTGGAGGAGTGGCTCCCTCAACGAGGAACTCCTCAGGCAGGGTCTTGCTAAAGTTACGCCTCTCAGCGGAGTACAGAACCAGACTGTACGCACCAGACTCGTCCAGAAATTCCTCGTTGCTGAAATTCAAGCTCAGAAAAGGGCCCGAGGTTTGTGGATGGAGGAGCGTTCCATGGCCAGAAAGGAGGCTTTAAAAGTTGCGTCAAATCGCGTCAAGGAGGGACTAGGGATGGGATGGAGTGCTTTAATAAGGATGTTTTCGTACCCAGGAAGGGTAGGCAGATGGATGAAAGAAGTAGTCCGAGGAGTTGGCAAGAAGAAGCGGTGA